In the genome of Telluria beijingensis, one region contains:
- the rpmF gene encoding 50S ribosomal protein L32, translated as MAVQQNKKSPSKRGMHRSHDFLTAPNLAVEPTTGETHLRHHISPNGFYRGRKVLKTKNDE; from the coding sequence ATGGCAGTTCAACAGAATAAGAAATCCCCATCGAAGCGCGGCATGCACCGTTCGCACGATTTCCTGACCGCCCCTAACCTGGCAGTCGAGCCGACCACCGGTGAAACCCACCTGCGTCACCACATCTCGCCAAACGGTTTCTACCGTGGTCGCAAGGTCCTGAAGACCAAGAACGACGAGTAA
- the fabF gene encoding beta-ketoacyl-ACP synthase II produces the protein MSRSRNRRVVVTGLGCISPIGNTVAEAWDAALAGKSGIANITKFDAAPFTTHFAGEVKNFNVEDYLPGKEGRHMDTFIHFGMAAGIQALKDSGLEVTEENADRIGVVIGSGIGGLPMIEATKEEYASRGARRISPFFVPASIINMISGDLSIKFGLRGPNLSIVTACTTGLHSIGAAARLIEYGDADVMIAGGAESTVSPLGLGGFASARALSTRNDDPATASRPWDRDRDGFVLGEGAGVMVLEEYEHAVARGAKIYAEVIGFGMSADANHITSPIEDGSGAARCMVNAFNNAGINVDQVQYVNAHGTSTPLGDKAEVQGIKRVFGDHAKSLVVNSTKSMTGHLLGGAGGLESVFTVLAIHNQVSPPTINIFNQDPECDLDFCANTAREMQIDYAVKNSFGFGGTNGTLIFAKV, from the coding sequence TTGAGTCGTTCACGCAACCGCCGTGTCGTCGTCACCGGCCTGGGCTGCATCTCACCCATCGGCAACACCGTTGCCGAAGCGTGGGATGCGGCACTGGCCGGCAAGTCGGGCATTGCCAACATCACCAAGTTTGATGCAGCGCCATTCACGACCCACTTTGCTGGTGAGGTCAAGAATTTCAATGTCGAAGACTACCTGCCGGGCAAGGAAGGCCGCCACATGGATACGTTTATCCATTTCGGCATGGCAGCCGGCATCCAGGCCCTGAAGGATTCGGGCCTGGAAGTCACCGAAGAGAACGCGGACCGCATCGGCGTGGTGATCGGTTCGGGCATCGGCGGCCTGCCGATGATCGAAGCGACCAAGGAAGAATACGCGAGCCGCGGCGCACGCCGCATCTCGCCGTTCTTCGTGCCGGCCTCGATCATCAACATGATCTCGGGCGATCTCTCGATCAAGTTCGGCCTGCGCGGCCCGAACCTGTCCATCGTCACCGCCTGCACCACCGGCCTGCACAGCATCGGCGCGGCAGCGCGCCTGATCGAGTACGGCGATGCCGACGTGATGATCGCGGGCGGCGCCGAATCGACCGTGTCGCCGCTGGGCCTGGGCGGTTTCGCCTCGGCACGCGCGCTGTCGACCCGCAACGACGATCCGGCTACCGCCTCGCGTCCCTGGGACCGCGACCGCGACGGCTTCGTGCTGGGCGAGGGCGCCGGTGTCATGGTGCTGGAAGAATACGAACACGCCGTCGCGCGTGGCGCCAAGATCTATGCTGAAGTCATCGGCTTCGGCATGAGCGCGGACGCCAACCACATCACCTCGCCAATCGAGGATGGCAGTGGCGCGGCGCGTTGCATGGTCAATGCGTTCAACAACGCCGGCATCAATGTCGACCAGGTGCAGTATGTCAATGCGCACGGCACCTCGACCCCGCTGGGCGACAAGGCCGAAGTGCAGGGCATCAAGCGCGTGTTCGGCGATCATGCCAAGAGCCTGGTCGTGAACTCGACCAAGTCGATGACCGGCCACCTGCTGGGCGGCGCCGGCGGCCTGGAATCGGTGTTCACCGTGCTGGCGATCCACAACCAGGTCTCGCCACCGACGATCAACATCTTCAACCAGGATCCGGAGTGCGACCTCGACTTCTGCGCCAACACGGCGCGCGAGATGCAGATCGACTACGCCGTCAAGAACTCCTTCGGTTTCGGCGGCACCAACGGTACGCTGATCTTCGCCAAGGTCTGA
- a CDS encoding glutaredoxin family protein: protein MTTRQGGAPRFTLYSRSWCHLCEDMLAALRALEPPGRPFDVAVLDVDADPALVARFDELVPVLYGDPDQPELCHYFLDEAAVRAYLARHVS from the coding sequence GTGACAACAAGGCAGGGCGGGGCGCCGCGATTCACCCTGTACTCGCGCAGCTGGTGCCACCTGTGCGAAGACATGCTGGCGGCGCTGCGCGCGCTCGAGCCGCCGGGGCGGCCGTTCGACGTCGCCGTGCTGGACGTCGACGCTGACCCGGCGCTCGTGGCGCGCTTTGACGAGCTGGTGCCGGTGCTGTACGGCGATCCGGACCAGCCCGAGCTGTGCCACTACTTCCTGGACGAGGCGGCCGTGCGGGCCTACCTGGCCCGGCATGTGTCCTGA
- a CDS encoding SAM-dependent methyltransferase, protein MPGTLYLIPNTLGPLDAAPGALNNLLPTQVQALTSRLDYFVAENAKTARAFLKLIAIDHPLAKPLQEIAIAELNVNTPPAALAQLLAPLLAGRDAGLVSEAGVPAVADPGADLVRLAHQHGIAVRPLVGPSSLLLAVMASGLNGQSFAFNGYLPTDAAQRGKRIQELEKRSRAERQTQLLIETPYRNGAMLEALAATCQPGTLICVATDLTLPTESVRTLTAAKWKAALAANKGPDFHKKPTVFLFLGQ, encoded by the coding sequence ATGCCCGGCACCCTGTACCTGATTCCAAACACCCTCGGCCCGCTCGACGCCGCTCCCGGCGCCCTGAACAATCTGCTGCCCACCCAGGTGCAGGCGCTGACGAGCCGGCTCGATTATTTCGTGGCCGAGAACGCCAAGACCGCGCGCGCCTTTTTGAAATTGATTGCAATCGACCACCCGCTGGCGAAACCGCTGCAGGAAATCGCGATCGCAGAACTGAACGTGAACACGCCGCCAGCGGCGCTGGCGCAACTACTGGCGCCGCTGCTGGCGGGCCGCGACGCCGGACTGGTGTCGGAAGCCGGCGTGCCGGCGGTGGCCGATCCCGGCGCCGACCTGGTGCGCCTGGCCCACCAGCACGGCATCGCGGTGCGGCCGCTGGTCGGCCCGTCGTCGCTGCTGCTGGCCGTCATGGCGAGCGGCCTGAATGGCCAGAGCTTCGCCTTCAACGGCTACCTGCCGACCGACGCGGCCCAGCGCGGCAAGCGCATCCAGGAGCTGGAAAAGCGTTCGCGCGCCGAGCGCCAGACCCAGTTGCTGATCGAGACGCCCTACCGTAACGGCGCCATGCTGGAAGCGCTGGCGGCAACTTGCCAGCCCGGCACGCTGATCTGCGTGGCGACCGACCTGACGCTGCCGACCGAGTCGGTGCGCACCCTGACGGCAGCCAAGTGGAAGGCCGCGCTGGCCGCCAATAAAGGGCCGGACTTCCACAAGAAGCCGACCGTGTTCCTGTTCCTGGGGCAGTAA
- the fabD gene encoding ACP S-malonyltransferase, translating to MSTFAFLFTGQGAQAVGMLNGFAGNPVVDQTVQEASDALGFDLKRLIAEGPKEDLDLTTNTQPVMLTAAVAVYRAWIAAGGPVPNVVAGHSLGEYSALVAAGVIPFADAVPLVRFRAQSMQDAVPVGQGGMAVILGLQADDVRAVCLEAAQGEVVEAVNFNEPTQIVIAGHTAAVERACEIAKAKGAKRAMKLSVSAPFHSSLLKPASDRLREYMRTLPFAAPQIDVINNVDVAVLNDPEQIKDALVRQAAGPVRWVETMQKMAAQGVTQVIECAPSKTLIGMAKRIDANLVGEALVDQAALERVLASMQSA from the coding sequence ATGAGCACATTCGCATTCCTGTTCACCGGACAAGGCGCCCAGGCAGTGGGCATGCTGAACGGCTTTGCCGGCAATCCGGTCGTCGACCAGACGGTGCAAGAAGCCTCCGATGCCCTCGGCTTCGACCTCAAGCGCCTGATCGCCGAAGGCCCGAAGGAAGACCTCGACCTCACCACCAATACCCAGCCGGTCATGCTGACCGCGGCAGTGGCCGTGTACCGCGCCTGGATCGCGGCCGGCGGCCCGGTGCCGAATGTGGTCGCAGGCCATAGCTTGGGCGAATATTCGGCCCTGGTCGCGGCCGGCGTGATCCCGTTCGCCGACGCCGTGCCGCTGGTGCGTTTCCGCGCGCAATCGATGCAGGACGCGGTGCCGGTCGGGCAGGGCGGCATGGCCGTTATCCTCGGCCTGCAGGCCGACGACGTGCGCGCCGTCTGCCTCGAAGCAGCGCAGGGCGAGGTCGTGGAAGCCGTGAACTTCAACGAACCGACCCAGATCGTGATCGCCGGCCATACCGCCGCCGTCGAGCGCGCCTGCGAGATCGCCAAGGCCAAGGGCGCCAAGCGCGCCATGAAACTGTCGGTGTCGGCGCCATTCCACTCGTCGCTGCTCAAGCCTGCGTCGGACCGCCTGCGCGAATACATGCGCACGCTCCCCTTCGCCGCCCCGCAGATCGACGTCATCAACAACGTCGATGTCGCCGTGCTGAACGATCCGGAACAGATCAAGGACGCGCTGGTGCGCCAGGCCGCCGGCCCGGTGCGCTGGGTCGAGACCATGCAGAAGATGGCGGCCCAGGGTGTGACCCAGGTCATCGAATGCGCACCGAGCAAGACGCTGATCGGCATGGCCAAGCGCATCGACGCCAACCTGGTGGGCGAAGCGCTGGTCGACCAGGCCGCGCTGGAGCGCGTGCTGGCCTCGATGCAATCGGCGTAA
- the plsX gene encoding phosphate acyltransferase PlsX produces MTIKISIDCMGGDHGPSVTIPAAISFLKKQADAELVLVGVEDVLRAELKKHHADNNPRLSVKHASEVVAMDDPVEVALRRKKDSSMRVAIEAVKDGSAHACVSAGNTGALMAVSRYVLKTMAGVDRPAICSIMPNQKGGPTYILDLGANVDCEPDHLHQFAIMGSVLCSAIEGIPRPTIGLLNVGTEEIKGNEVVKATGALLRADAERGKLNFFGNVEGNDIFKGTVDVVVCDGFVGNVMLKAIEGLSRFMKTTFKESIMSMLGAVFARKALKKLNPERYNGAGLLGLKGLVFKSHGGANAYAFEWAIKRAYDAAHNNVQEHLSALIAELMPSAPSAAPVPAPVQDGQRQAQ; encoded by the coding sequence ATGACAATTAAAATATCCATTGACTGCATGGGCGGCGATCACGGCCCCTCAGTTACCATTCCGGCAGCCATCTCCTTTCTCAAAAAGCAAGCTGACGCCGAGCTCGTGCTCGTTGGCGTCGAAGATGTGCTGCGCGCAGAACTCAAGAAGCACCACGCGGACAACAACCCGCGCCTCTCCGTCAAGCACGCCTCCGAAGTCGTCGCCATGGACGATCCGGTCGAAGTGGCCCTGCGCCGCAAGAAGGATTCGTCGATGCGGGTGGCGATCGAGGCGGTGAAGGATGGCAGCGCCCACGCCTGCGTCTCGGCCGGCAATACCGGCGCCCTGATGGCCGTCTCGCGCTACGTGCTCAAGACCATGGCGGGCGTCGACCGCCCGGCGATCTGCTCGATCATGCCGAACCAGAAGGGCGGCCCGACCTATATCCTCGACCTCGGCGCCAACGTCGACTGCGAGCCGGACCACCTGCACCAGTTCGCCATCATGGGCTCGGTGCTGTGCTCGGCGATCGAGGGCATCCCGCGTCCGACCATCGGCCTGCTCAATGTCGGCACCGAGGAAATCAAGGGCAACGAGGTGGTGAAAGCCACCGGCGCGCTGCTGCGCGCCGATGCCGAACGTGGCAAACTGAACTTTTTCGGCAATGTCGAAGGCAATGACATCTTCAAGGGCACGGTCGATGTCGTCGTGTGCGACGGCTTCGTCGGCAACGTCATGCTGAAGGCGATCGAAGGCCTGTCGCGCTTCATGAAGACCACCTTCAAGGAAAGCATCATGTCGATGCTGGGCGCCGTATTCGCGCGCAAGGCGCTCAAGAAGCTCAACCCGGAACGCTACAATGGCGCCGGCCTGCTGGGCCTGAAGGGCCTGGTATTCAAGAGCCACGGCGGCGCCAATGCCTATGCCTTCGAGTGGGCGATCAAGCGCGCCTACGACGCCGCGCACAATAATGTGCAGGAGCACCTGTCGGCCCTGATCGCCGAACTGATGCCCAGCGCCCCTTCCGCGGCGCCGGTCCCAGCGCCCGTGCAGGACGGCCAGCGCCAGGCGCAATAA
- a CDS encoding RseA family anti-sigma factor: MDTTKKLRELISALQDGALPDADLELALAALQGSDGRQAWDLYHLIGDALRDASASASAPALSPDFRARLAERLASEPPPLRRAAVAVEPTGLAAVLAKTASSS; the protein is encoded by the coding sequence ATGGACACCACCAAGAAATTGCGCGAACTGATCTCCGCCCTCCAGGACGGCGCCCTGCCGGACGCCGACCTGGAGCTGGCCCTGGCCGCCCTGCAGGGCAGCGACGGCCGCCAGGCCTGGGATCTGTACCACCTGATCGGCGACGCCCTGCGCGATGCCTCCGCATCGGCCTCCGCGCCGGCCCTGTCGCCCGACTTCCGCGCCCGCCTCGCCGAGCGCCTGGCCAGCGAGCCGCCGCCGCTGCGGCGGGCGGCGGTCGCGGTCGAACCGACCGGGCTGGCGGCCGTACTGGCCAAGACCGCCTCCTCCTCCTGA
- the fabG gene encoding 3-oxoacyl-ACP reductase FabG: protein MNLQNQVALVTGASRGIGKAIALELARQGAKVVGTATSESGAQAISDYLAEFGGKGVVLNVLDAGRCAEVVDEVQKGYGSLSILVNNAGITQDNLAMRMKDDEFDNVIATNLTAVGRLSRLVLRGMMKAKAGRIISITSVVGAAGNPGQMNYAAAKAGVAGMTRALAREIGSRNITVNCVAPGFIDTDMTKALGEGQHEALLTQIPLGRLGQPEDIAHAVAFLAGPQAAYITGTELHVNGGMYMN from the coding sequence ATGAACCTGCAAAACCAAGTCGCCCTCGTCACCGGCGCATCGCGCGGCATCGGCAAGGCCATCGCGCTGGAACTGGCGCGCCAGGGCGCGAAAGTCGTCGGCACCGCCACCAGCGAATCGGGCGCCCAGGCAATCTCGGACTACCTGGCCGAATTCGGCGGCAAGGGCGTCGTCCTCAACGTGCTCGACGCCGGCCGCTGCGCCGAAGTCGTGGACGAAGTGCAGAAAGGCTACGGTAGCCTGTCGATCCTGGTCAACAATGCCGGCATCACCCAGGACAACCTGGCCATGCGCATGAAGGACGACGAGTTCGACAACGTGATCGCCACGAATCTCACCGCCGTCGGCCGCCTGTCGCGTCTCGTCCTGCGCGGCATGATGAAGGCCAAGGCTGGCCGCATCATCAGCATCACCTCGGTGGTCGGCGCGGCCGGCAACCCGGGCCAGATGAACTACGCTGCCGCCAAGGCCGGCGTGGCCGGCATGACCCGCGCGCTGGCGCGCGAGATCGGCAGCCGCAACATCACCGTCAACTGCGTGGCGCCGGGCTTCATCGATACCGACATGACCAAGGCCCTGGGCGAAGGCCAGCACGAAGCCCTGCTGACGCAGATTCCGCTGGGCCGCCTGGGCCAGCCGGAAGACATCGCCCATGCGGTGGCCTTCCTGGCCGGTCCACAGGCCGCCTACATCACGGGCACCGAGTTGCACGTGAATGGCGGCATGTACATGAATTAA
- a CDS encoding DegQ family serine endoprotease — protein MTSKTASLLLSALLVSGATAFLQPVHAAAPVPTPTVTGLPDFTDVIDKVGPAVVNIRTTERVRTRGGAPGEEEMQEFLRRFFGGQMVPRGGGRRGPQQEEEREVQRGVGSGFIISADGFVLTNAHVVEGADQVTVTLSDRREFKAKVLGADVRSDVAVLKLDATNLPYLRTGDSSKIRVGEWVLAIGSPFGLENTVTAGIISAKSRDTGEYLPLIQSDVAVNPGNSGGPLINLRGEVIGINSQIATLSGAYNGISFAVPIDEVIRVSDQIKATGKVTRGRLGVSISDVSRDVAESLGLGKARGAEVSMVEPGGPAEKAGIKVGDIILAFNKQPIETRGDLPRLVGASKVGSRASVTVWRRGAQVEVPVTIVELQEDRPTQGRQQPKKPAPSAAPDALGLHMSTIPPADRKEMGIDHGLLVEEAQGPAASAGIQPGDIILQWNNTPITSVEQFKALLAKHDKSKAVALLVQREETTQYITLKPRQ, from the coding sequence ATGACCAGTAAAACTGCCAGCCTGCTCCTGTCGGCACTGCTCGTGTCCGGCGCCACGGCCTTCCTCCAGCCCGTCCATGCCGCCGCCCCCGTTCCGACCCCGACCGTCACCGGCCTGCCCGACTTCACCGACGTCATCGACAAGGTGGGGCCGGCCGTCGTCAATATCCGCACCACCGAGCGCGTGCGCACCCGCGGCGGCGCGCCGGGCGAAGAAGAGATGCAGGAATTCCTGCGCCGCTTCTTCGGCGGCCAGATGGTGCCGCGCGGCGGCGGCCGGCGCGGCCCGCAGCAGGAAGAAGAGCGCGAGGTCCAGCGTGGCGTCGGCTCCGGCTTCATTATCTCGGCCGACGGCTTCGTGCTGACCAATGCCCACGTGGTCGAAGGCGCCGACCAGGTGACGGTGACCCTGAGCGACCGCCGCGAGTTCAAGGCCAAGGTGCTCGGCGCCGACGTCCGTTCCGACGTCGCCGTCCTGAAGCTGGACGCAACGAATCTGCCATACCTGCGCACCGGCGACTCGAGCAAGATCCGGGTCGGCGAATGGGTGCTGGCGATCGGTTCGCCGTTCGGCCTCGAGAATACCGTCACCGCCGGCATCATCTCGGCCAAGTCGCGCGATACCGGCGAATACCTGCCGCTGATCCAGAGCGACGTGGCGGTCAACCCCGGCAACTCGGGCGGCCCGCTGATCAACCTGCGCGGCGAAGTCATCGGCATCAATTCGCAGATCGCGACCCTGTCCGGCGCCTACAACGGCATTTCGTTCGCGGTGCCGATCGACGAGGTGATCCGCGTATCCGACCAGATCAAGGCCACCGGCAAGGTGACCCGCGGCCGCCTGGGCGTCTCGATCAGCGACGTCTCGCGCGACGTGGCCGAATCGCTGGGCCTGGGCAAGGCGCGCGGCGCCGAAGTCTCGATGGTTGAACCGGGCGGCCCGGCCGAGAAGGCGGGCATCAAGGTCGGCGACATCATCCTGGCCTTCAACAAGCAGCCGATCGAAACGCGTGGCGACCTGCCGCGCCTGGTGGGCGCGTCCAAGGTGGGCAGCCGCGCCAGCGTCACCGTCTGGCGCCGCGGCGCCCAGGTCGAGGTGCCGGTCACCATCGTCGAATTGCAGGAAGATCGGCCGACCCAGGGCCGCCAGCAGCCGAAGAAACCGGCGCCAAGCGCCGCGCCGGACGCGCTGGGCCTGCACATGTCGACTATCCCGCCCGCCGACCGCAAGGAGATGGGCATCGACCACGGCCTGCTGGTCGAAGAGGCGCAGGGGCCGGCGGCCAGCGCCGGCATCCAGCCGGGCGACATCATCCTGCAGTGGAACAATACGCCGATCACCAGCGTCGAACAGTTCAAGGCCCTGCTGGCCAAGCACGACAAGTCGAAGGCGGTGGCCCTGCTGGTGCAGCGCGAGGAAACGACGCAGTACATCACGCTCAAGCCGCGCCAGTGA
- a CDS encoding beta-ketoacyl-ACP synthase III yields the protein MTVYSKITGTGSYLPANRVSNDQLAAQLAERGVETSNEWIVTRSGIEARHFAADDELSSDLAAHAARAALEMAGRTPADVDLVIVASSTPDFHGSFPSTACIVQQKLGMANGSAAFDVAAVCSGFVYAMSTADAFIRSGNHKRVLVIGAEVFSRIVDFNDRTTCVLFGDGAGAVLLEASSEPGILGAKLHADGSHAHILSIPGNLANGAVAGSGFLHMDGPAVFKLAVSVLEKVAHEVLDHAGMSAEQVDWLVPHQANIRIMNGTAKKLGLAPEKMVVTVNEHGNTSAASIPLALDQAVRDGRIKPGQNVLMEGVGGGFTWGAVLARM from the coding sequence ATGACTGTGTATAGCAAAATCACCGGCACCGGCAGCTACCTGCCAGCCAACCGTGTCAGCAACGACCAGCTCGCCGCGCAACTGGCGGAACGTGGCGTCGAGACCTCGAACGAGTGGATCGTCACCCGCAGCGGCATCGAGGCGCGCCATTTCGCCGCCGACGACGAGCTGTCGTCCGACCTGGCGGCGCACGCTGCGCGCGCCGCGCTCGAGATGGCCGGCCGCACGCCCGCCGACGTCGACCTGGTGATCGTCGCCAGTTCGACCCCCGATTTCCACGGCAGCTTCCCCAGCACCGCCTGCATCGTGCAGCAGAAGCTGGGCATGGCCAACGGCAGCGCCGCCTTCGACGTGGCGGCCGTGTGCAGCGGCTTCGTGTACGCGATGTCGACCGCCGACGCTTTCATCCGGTCCGGCAACCACAAACGCGTGCTGGTGATCGGCGCCGAGGTGTTTTCGCGCATCGTCGACTTCAACGACCGCACCACCTGCGTGCTGTTCGGCGACGGCGCCGGCGCCGTGCTGCTCGAAGCCTCGAGCGAGCCGGGCATCCTCGGCGCCAAATTGCATGCCGACGGCAGCCACGCCCACATCCTGTCGATCCCGGGCAATCTCGCCAATGGCGCGGTGGCCGGCAGCGGCTTCCTGCACATGGACGGCCCGGCGGTGTTCAAGCTGGCGGTCTCGGTGCTCGAGAAAGTCGCGCACGAAGTGCTGGACCACGCCGGCATGAGCGCCGAACAGGTCGACTGGCTGGTGCCGCACCAGGCGAATATCCGCATCATGAACGGCACGGCCAAGAAGCTGGGCCTGGCGCCGGAGAAGATGGTCGTCACCGTCAACGAACACGGCAATACCTCGGCCGCCTCGATCCCGCTGGCGCTCGACCAGGCGGTGCGCGACGGCCGCATCAAGCCGGGCCAGAACGTCCTGATGGAAGGCGTGGGCGGCGGCTTTACCTGGGGCGCGGTGCTGGCGCGCATGTAA
- the acpP gene encoding acyl carrier protein has translation MSDIEQRVKKIVAEQLGVAEADIKIDSSFVDDLGADSLDTVELVMALEDEFEMEIPDEQAEKITTVKQAIDYATAHVKA, from the coding sequence ATGTCGGATATCGAACAACGCGTTAAAAAAATCGTCGCTGAGCAACTGGGCGTTGCCGAAGCAGACATCAAAATCGATTCCTCGTTCGTTGACGACCTCGGTGCAGACTCGCTGGACACCGTGGAACTGGTGATGGCACTGGAAGACGAGTTCGAAATGGAAATCCCTGACGAGCAGGCTGAGAAAATCACCACCGTCAAGCAAGCCATCGACTACGCAACCGCGCACGTCAAGGCCTAA
- the rpoE gene encoding RNA polymerase sigma factor RpoE, giving the protein MTTERECDQLLVERVQAGDQGAFDLLVSKYQRRLLRLVSRLVHDPAEAEDVVQETFIKAYRALRHFRGDSAFYTWLYRIGINTAKNFLVTQGRRAPTSTETDAERAEGFDDADSLRDINTPESMLASKQIAHTVNAAMEALPLELRTAIVLREIEGLSYEEISEVMACPIGTVRSRIFRAREVIAEKLRPLLDFPVDKRR; this is encoded by the coding sequence GTGACGACAGAACGCGAGTGTGATCAGTTGTTGGTAGAGCGCGTCCAGGCCGGGGACCAGGGGGCTTTCGATTTGCTCGTCTCCAAGTACCAGCGCCGCCTGCTGCGACTGGTGTCGCGTCTCGTCCACGATCCGGCCGAAGCCGAAGATGTGGTGCAAGAGACCTTCATCAAGGCTTACCGGGCCCTGCGCCATTTTCGCGGGGATTCGGCTTTTTATACATGGCTTTATCGAATAGGAATTAACACGGCCAAGAATTTTCTGGTTACCCAGGGAAGGCGCGCACCGACCTCGACCGAGACGGATGCCGAACGCGCCGAAGGATTCGATGACGCAGATAGCTTGCGCGACATTAATACGCCGGAATCCATGCTCGCCAGCAAACAAATCGCCCATACCGTCAATGCCGCCATGGAAGCATTGCCGCTCGAACTACGCACGGCAATCGTCTTGCGTGAAATCGAAGGACTCAGTTATGAGGAAATCTCCGAAGTGATGGCCTGTCCAATAGGTACGGTGCGAAGCCGGATTTTCCGTGCGCGCGAAGTCATTGCCGAGAAATTACGCCCTTTGCTCGATTTCCCGGTTGACAAACGTCGGTAG
- a CDS encoding Maf-like protein, producing MTPTSAPLILASSSAYRRELLQRLGLPFEAIAPEIDETPHDGETPQATALRLAREKAQAVARLHPGALVIGSDQVATLDGLQIGKPGDHARALAQLQLMRGREVVFHTALCLWDGRVADPALAAQVENVQVRVAFRDLPDHELDAYLRIEQPYDCAGSAKNEGLGIALLERIQSDDPTALTGLPLIALTGMLRKAGVQFFRN from the coding sequence ATGACACCGACATCCGCCCCCTTGATTCTCGCCTCGAGCTCGGCCTATCGGCGCGAACTGCTGCAACGGCTCGGCCTGCCCTTCGAGGCTATCGCGCCCGAGATCGATGAAACGCCCCATGACGGCGAAACGCCGCAAGCCACCGCCCTGCGCCTGGCGCGCGAGAAAGCGCAGGCCGTTGCCCGGCTCCACCCGGGCGCGCTGGTAATCGGTTCCGACCAGGTCGCCACGCTCGACGGGCTGCAGATCGGCAAGCCGGGCGACCATGCGCGTGCGCTGGCCCAGCTGCAACTGATGCGCGGCCGTGAAGTCGTGTTCCATACGGCCCTTTGCCTGTGGGATGGGCGCGTCGCCGATCCGGCATTGGCAGCGCAGGTCGAGAACGTGCAGGTGCGGGTGGCGTTTCGCGACCTGCCCGACCATGAACTCGACGCCTACCTGCGCATCGAGCAGCCGTACGACTGCGCCGGCAGCGCCAAGAACGAAGGATTGGGCATTGCCCTGCTCGAGCGCATCCAGTCGGACGACCCCACCGCCCTCACCGGCCTGCCGCTGATCGCCCTGACCGGCATGCTGCGCAAGGCCGGCGTGCAGTTTTTTCGCAACTGA
- a CDS encoding protein YgfX — MSLAVSAVIAPSRRLRCLLAAFCASLCAAALAVGLLLPERFAFGGAVACAPLLAALPLLRLFLAPIATVRRIDISGVGQLRLTVQQQLGKGAAAAGIPAPGSPMMLLPGVTVWPCCILLRLRTEDGATWPLVLLPDMVAAGQYRALAVAVRALANGSATIPIQNSVNLLQGANS, encoded by the coding sequence ATGTCGCTCGCGGTGTCCGCTGTCATCGCGCCGTCGCGCCGCCTGCGCTGCCTGCTCGCCGCCTTCTGCGCATCCCTGTGCGCGGCCGCCCTGGCCGTGGGCCTGCTGCTGCCTGAACGCTTCGCATTCGGCGGCGCTGTCGCATGCGCGCCGCTGCTCGCCGCGCTGCCCCTGCTGCGCCTGTTTTTGGCCCCGATTGCAACGGTGCGCCGGATTGATATTTCTGGAGTTGGGCAGCTACGCCTGACGGTACAACAGCAGTTGGGGAAGGGCGCGGCAGCGGCCGGGATTCCGGCGCCGGGCTCACCCATGATGCTGCTTCCCGGCGTCACCGTCTGGCCCTGCTGCATCCTGCTGCGCCTGCGCACCGAAGACGGCGCGACCTGGCCGCTGGTGCTGTTGCCAGACATGGTGGCGGCCGGCCAGTATCGCGCGCTGGCGGTGGCCGTGCGTGCGCTGGCAAATGGCTCAGCAACAATCCCGATACAAAACAGTGTGAACTTATTGCAGGGGGCCAACTCTTAA
- a CDS encoding YceD family protein, translated as MSAFVIDAFEFCKNDGHREGSTPLVDMPRLAAESVEKSGDIRWSIDGGQTRQGYPSLTLAVAGHVKLVCQRCLQPLDYEIDSSTMLVLGQDDADADAIEEILDDESIDVIVGSRTCDIRDLLEDEALLALPQSPRHDVCPDTGLLDSLKTDKVSPFAALKNLKAD; from the coding sequence ATGAGCGCTTTCGTCATCGACGCCTTCGAGTTTTGCAAGAACGACGGCCATCGTGAAGGCAGCACGCCCCTGGTCGACATGCCGCGCCTGGCTGCCGAAAGCGTGGAGAAGAGCGGCGACATCCGCTGGTCCATCGACGGCGGCCAGACCCGCCAGGGTTATCCGTCGCTGACCCTGGCCGTTGCCGGTCACGTGAAGCTGGTCTGCCAGCGTTGCCTGCAGCCGCTGGACTATGAGATCGATTCGTCGACCATGCTGGTGCTGGGCCAGGATGACGCCGATGCCGATGCCATCGAGGAAATCCTCGACGACGAAAGCATCGACGTGATCGTCGGCAGTCGCACCTGCGACATCCGCGACCTGCTCGAGGATGAGGCGTTGCTGGCGCTGCCGCAATCGCCGCGACACGACGTTTGTCCGGATACGGGCTTGCTCGATAGCCTGAAAACGGATAAAGTGTCGCCTTTCGCCGCTCTCAAGAACCTGAAGGCGGACTAA